One stretch of Acholeplasma laidlawii PG-8A DNA includes these proteins:
- a CDS encoding PIG-L deacetylase family protein encodes MEKYNKTTEFYVPDNKPLEEAIKRTTHMAILAHHDDIEIGAIDGVLQTFQKPDKWFFGVVVTDGSGSSRGGNYAHYTNEEMMVVRNLEQKKAAYLGEYGLQAFINSPSKQTKDPQDTVVVEEIRKMILDAQPEVLYTHNLADKHDTHIGVVTKTIKALRLLPKDKRPKKLYAVEVWRDLDWLNDDEKVAFSVGGRPNLTNSLVEVFDSQIDGAKRYDLAAIGRRLANATFATAHALDQSDQVVNGMDLTPLIEDDSLDMVTFILDAIDRFRLDVEQKIRKIL; translated from the coding sequence ATGGAAAAATATAACAAAACAACCGAATTTTATGTACCTGATAACAAACCTCTAGAAGAAGCTATCAAACGTACAACTCATATGGCAATTTTAGCGCACCATGACGATATTGAAATTGGTGCAATCGATGGTGTTTTACAAACATTTCAGAAACCAGACAAATGGTTCTTTGGTGTGGTTGTAACAGATGGTTCAGGTTCTTCACGTGGTGGAAATTATGCACACTACACAAATGAAGAAATGATGGTCGTTCGTAACCTTGAACAAAAAAAGGCTGCGTACTTAGGTGAATATGGACTACAAGCATTTATTAATTCTCCTTCAAAACAAACAAAAGATCCACAAGATACAGTTGTTGTAGAAGAAATTAGAAAAATGATTTTAGACGCTCAACCAGAAGTGTTATATACACATAACCTAGCTGATAAACATGACACACATATTGGTGTTGTAACTAAGACCATTAAAGCGTTACGTTTATTACCGAAAGATAAACGTCCTAAAAAACTTTATGCAGTTGAAGTATGGCGTGATCTTGACTGGTTAAATGACGATGAAAAAGTTGCATTTAGTGTTGGTGGAAGACCAAACCTTACAAATAGCTTAGTTGAAGTGTTTGACTCACAAATTGACGGTGCAAAACGTTATGACTTAGCTGCAATTGGTCGCCGTTTAGCGAATGCAACATTTGCTACAGCTCATGCGCTTGACCAATCTGATCAAGTTGTTAACGGTATGGATTTAACACCATTAATCGAAGATGACTCACTAGATATGGTAACATTCATCTTAGATGCAATTGACCGTTTCAGATTAGATGTTGAACAAAAAATAAGAAAAATTTTATAA
- a CDS encoding DUF402 domain-containing protein: MKLKKAKKIQIHGYKHDGSLHRVWINSFVVDDNESYLVTGNQRTKVIESSGRSWYTKEPALCYFFEKEWFNIIAMFKKDGIHYYCNVSSPYVYDSEAIKYIDYDLDIRVYPNGRIVVLDRKEFETNSSKLNYSEDIIKIANHAITELKAWIKEKRPPFDDVTVKLNLETFKKVLDYHKELKETKNIERNRKRDK; this comes from the coding sequence ATGAAATTAAAAAAAGCAAAAAAAATCCAAATACATGGCTATAAACATGATGGTAGTTTACACCGAGTGTGGATAAATTCATTTGTTGTTGATGATAATGAATCATATTTAGTTACAGGAAATCAAAGAACAAAAGTGATTGAATCTAGTGGCCGTAGTTGGTATACCAAAGAACCAGCACTATGTTATTTCTTTGAAAAAGAATGGTTTAACATTATAGCAATGTTTAAAAAAGATGGTATACATTATTATTGTAATGTATCAAGTCCTTATGTGTATGACTCAGAAGCGATTAAATATATAGATTATGATCTAGACATCAGAGTCTATCCAAATGGTCGTATCGTGGTTTTAGATCGTAAAGAATTTGAAACAAATAGCAGTAAATTAAACTATTCGGAAGACATTATAAAAATCGCTAATCACGCGATTACCGAACTTAAAGCCTGGATTAAGGAAAAGCGTCCACCATTTGATGATGTGACTGTAAAATTGAATTTAGAGACATTTAAGAAGGTTTTAGACTATCATAAAGAGTTAAAAGAAACAAAGAATATTGAAAGGAATAGGAAAAGGGATAAATGA
- a CDS encoding phosphatidylglycerophosphatase A — protein MIEKTYEEIKYDLIIKRLKERGVEVADIAKITLDLQKPYLKDMTLEICIDHVNRVLIKREVQNAVLTGIELDVLAEKGLLSEPLSTILMEDYGLYGVDEILALSIVNVYGSIGLTNFGYVDKLKLGIIKELDTKQEGVVRCNTFLDDLVGGVAAAAAGSIAHKYADTTKVLEAYKKAI, from the coding sequence ATGATCGAAAAAACTTATGAAGAAATAAAGTATGACCTTATTATTAAGCGTCTAAAAGAACGTGGTGTGGAGGTAGCTGATATTGCTAAAATCACACTAGATTTACAAAAACCATACTTAAAGGATATGACACTTGAAATTTGTATAGACCACGTGAATCGTGTTTTAATCAAAAGAGAAGTTCAAAATGCTGTATTAACAGGTATTGAGTTAGACGTTTTAGCAGAAAAAGGATTACTTTCAGAACCACTTTCAACGATACTTATGGAAGACTACGGTCTATATGGTGTTGATGAAATCTTAGCGTTATCTATCGTCAACGTTTATGGATCCATTGGATTAACAAACTTTGGTTATGTAGATAAACTAAAATTAGGTATCATCAAAGAACTAGATACGAAACAAGAAGGTGTGGTACGTTGTAACACATTCTTAGATGACCTAGTTGGTGGTGTTGCAGCTGCTGCAGCTGGTAGCATTGCACATAAATATGCAGATACTACAAAAGTACTAGAAGCATACAAAAAAGCTATATAA
- a CDS encoding NAD-dependent protein deacylase, whose protein sequence is MTIKELQTIIDTSNYIVFFGGAGVSTESGIKDFRSKDGLYSQKFKNYRPEDILSRSFFFNHTKDFYEYFRRHFLDTGIKPNKAHMWLKDAESIGKVKCVITQNIDGLHQMAGSKNVVELHGSAHRYYTVKKKQPIDGLTYILNTEDIPVDSEGDLIKPDVVLYEEPLNSEVVRKAIEEISKADTLIVAGTSLTVYPAASFIEYFKGKHLIVINKEYMQFKHFIEGQVGEILSQIKL, encoded by the coding sequence ATGACTATAAAAGAACTACAAACTATCATAGATACATCGAACTATATCGTCTTTTTTGGTGGTGCTGGAGTATCTACAGAATCTGGTATTAAAGACTTTAGAAGTAAAGATGGTTTATATAGCCAAAAATTTAAAAACTACCGACCAGAAGATATCCTAAGTAGAAGTTTTTTCTTTAATCATACAAAAGATTTCTATGAGTATTTTAGACGCCACTTCTTAGATACTGGCATTAAACCAAATAAAGCACATATGTGGCTCAAAGATGCTGAAAGTATCGGTAAAGTTAAATGTGTTATTACTCAAAATATTGATGGACTCCATCAAATGGCAGGTTCAAAAAATGTAGTAGAACTCCACGGATCAGCTCACAGATATTACACAGTAAAAAAGAAACAACCTATTGATGGGTTAACCTACATTTTAAATACTGAAGATATACCAGTAGATAGTGAAGGCGATCTTATAAAGCCAGATGTTGTACTTTATGAAGAACCACTTAACTCTGAAGTAGTAAGAAAAGCCATAGAAGAAATATCAAAGGCAGATACTTTAATTGTTGCAGGTACATCACTAACGGTTTATCCAGCAGCAAGTTTTATAGAATACTTTAAGGGTAAACACTTAATTGTGATAAATAAAGAGTATATGCAATTTAAACACTTTATTGAAGGTCAAGTTGGTGAAATTTTAAGTCAAATTAAGTTATAA
- a CDS encoding M50 family metallopeptidase: MFIALFLAIFAHEMGHFISFVKQGIKPKALYALGIAFVNDNGLKIRFVPKFLLMIGGIVIPDHLSIQSKDEEETMVHKFKRVLLAGPKASIIYGVLIILIWILCLFTNIYWLNGFLFTVLIVTSIMTVLAVLSSKVSRAGMYGDFAAEKAFDKDKLFRLTYLIQLTTLIEHDKESMAYFWPSIVEMLETQHQAHSQLYTNLLGQYIYEVAFHGQIACLSIEKKMNSLIRNIPKTEDGLILYLNIIYYYEALNDRTKVIQLLNNLNTAKFKVSDKVLTYYLRLTNHLLGFKDETVFLSQPKNVHTSSYQWVYKPLNIQEELKGIVK; this comes from the coding sequence ATGTTCATAGCTTTATTTCTAGCTATCTTTGCACATGAGATGGGGCACTTCATCTCATTTGTTAAACAAGGCATAAAACCCAAGGCTTTATATGCCCTTGGTATCGCCTTTGTAAATGACAATGGACTAAAGATTAGATTCGTACCTAAATTTCTTCTGATGATTGGTGGTATCGTCATACCTGATCACTTAAGTATTCAATCTAAGGATGAAGAAGAAACAATGGTTCATAAATTTAAAAGAGTTTTACTAGCAGGGCCTAAAGCATCTATTATATATGGTGTCCTCATAATATTAATCTGGATACTTTGTTTATTTACGAATATATATTGGTTAAATGGATTTTTATTCACCGTGTTGATTGTAACCTCCATCATGACAGTGCTTGCTGTATTATCCTCTAAAGTATCTAGAGCAGGTATGTATGGAGACTTTGCAGCAGAAAAAGCATTTGATAAGGATAAACTCTTTAGATTAACCTATCTAATCCAGTTAACAACCTTAATTGAGCACGATAAGGAAAGTATGGCATACTTTTGGCCAAGCATCGTAGAGATGCTTGAAACACAGCATCAGGCGCATTCACAGCTTTATACCAACCTTTTAGGTCAATACATATATGAGGTTGCATTTCATGGGCAAATTGCATGTCTAAGTATTGAAAAGAAGATGAACAGTTTAATTAGAAATATACCTAAAACTGAAGATGGACTTATCCTTTACTTAAATATTATCTATTACTATGAAGCATTAAATGATAGAACTAAAGTTATTCAATTGCTTAATAACTTAAATACAGCGAAGTTTAAGGTAAGTGATAAGGTATTAACTTATTACTTAAGACTCACAAATCACTTATTAGGATTTAAAGATGAAACGGTATTTTTAAGTCAACCTAAAAATGTACATACAAGTTCTTACCAATGGGTGTATAAACCACTAAATATTCAAGAAGAATTAAAAGGTATTGTAAAATGA
- a CDS encoding class I SAM-dependent methyltransferase, whose translation MKDYTKINQKMFDKWVEEGWQWGIPITKEVYDKAKQGIYEIYLTPTKKVPNDWLKDIKGKHVLGLASGGGQQIPILQALGAKVTCLDISEKQLETEKKLSKEFGYDIHLVQADMTNPLPFQDETFDLIFYPVSNVYIEKVEPVFLECYRILKKGGVLLSGLDNGFNFAFDDEDGKILFDLPFNPLKDIEQYEYMVKHDYGIQFSHTMEEQIGGQLRAGFRLVDIYEDTNLSGYLKENNIPSFYATKSIK comes from the coding sequence ATGAAAGATTATACGAAGATAAATCAAAAGATGTTTGATAAATGGGTAGAAGAAGGTTGGCAGTGGGGTATACCTATTACTAAAGAAGTATATGATAAAGCTAAACAAGGTATCTATGAAATATACCTTACACCCACAAAGAAAGTACCAAATGACTGGTTAAAAGATATTAAGGGTAAACATGTATTAGGTCTTGCTAGTGGGGGTGGCCAACAAATACCAATTCTACAAGCCTTAGGTGCTAAGGTTACCTGCCTAGATATTTCAGAAAAGCAATTAGAAACTGAAAAGAAATTATCTAAGGAATTTGGTTATGACATTCATCTTGTTCAAGCTGATATGACAAACCCTCTTCCTTTTCAAGATGAAACGTTTGATCTAATATTTTATCCAGTATCTAATGTATATATAGAAAAAGTAGAGCCAGTCTTTTTAGAATGCTACCGCATTTTAAAAAAAGGTGGTGTCTTACTTTCTGGATTAGATAACGGGTTTAATTTTGCTTTTGATGATGAAGACGGGAAAATCTTATTTGATCTTCCATTTAATCCGCTTAAAGACATTGAACAATATGAGTATATGGTAAAGCATGATTACGGAATTCAGTTTAGTCATACCATGGAAGAACAAATTGGTGGTCAATTAAGAGCTGGATTTAGATTAGTAGATATATATGAAGATACGAATCTATCTGGTTATCTAAAAGAAAATAACATACCTAGTTTTTATGCAACAAAGAGCATAAAATAA
- a CDS encoding cold shock domain-containing protein, whose product MKGTVKWFDAGKGYGFITADNGKDVFVHYSAIQTDGYKSLAEGDQVEFEIKSGDRGDQAANVSKI is encoded by the coding sequence ATGAAAGGTACTGTTAAATGGTTCGATGCAGGTAAAGGCTACGGCTTTATCACTGCAGACAACGGTAAAGATGTATTTGTTCACTATTCAGCTATTCAAACTGATGGTTACAAATCTTTAGCTGAAGGCGACCAAGTAGAATTCGAAATTAAGTCAGGCGATCGTGGAGATCAAGCGGCTAACGTTTCTAAAATATAA
- a CDS encoding Fic family protein, whose protein sequence is MKHFKGTTLQRACFAHAQIFKVYPFLEGNGRLARLVLNYILLYDGYMPVSIPVSEKENYLNHIDTFKEEKDLSPFVGFIEKLLLDAYETYIEQLEN, encoded by the coding sequence TTGAAACATTTTAAAGGAACTACACTTCAAAGAGCATGTTTTGCACATGCACAAATCTTTAAAGTATATCCGTTCTTAGAAGGTAATGGACGTTTAGCTAGATTAGTGTTAAATTATATTCTATTATATGATGGTTATATGCCTGTATCGATTCCGGTTTCTGAAAAAGAAAATTACCTAAATCATATAGATACATTCAAAGAAGAGAAGGATTTATCGCCGTTTGTGGGATTTATTGAAAAACTCTTATTAGATGCATATGAAACCTATATAGAACAACTAGAAAACTAA
- a CDS encoding S1-like domain-containing RNA-binding protein: protein MKLKIGQLNELQVVRKTDIAYLLKSSDGEEVFLHQNESDHRKLEPGQFVDAFLYFDAKGRLAATLHEPYVTAGNPGVLKVVAVKPGLGVFLDLGISKDVLLSKDDLPVDESLWPQVDDQVYVDLRVKARLTARPIPYNEIRLITGNLNVGDEVSGFVQVIGNIGYFILTDEFNLVLVKKSNVRKAYRLGEILKVKITYETPSGYEGSLIDFKEVVRVDDSKLIMDVLEKEGGRMPYDATTDSETIQKVFGLSRKSFKRALGLLYKERKVKFEGNETILVKSNE from the coding sequence ATGAAATTAAAAATTGGACAATTAAATGAACTACAAGTTGTAAGAAAAACAGATATCGCGTATTTACTAAAATCAAGTGATGGCGAAGAGGTTTTCTTACATCAAAATGAATCAGATCACAGAAAATTAGAGCCTGGACAATTTGTCGATGCCTTTTTATATTTTGACGCTAAAGGGCGTTTGGCTGCAACGCTTCATGAACCCTATGTAACAGCGGGCAACCCCGGTGTTTTAAAAGTGGTAGCTGTTAAGCCCGGTTTGGGTGTATTCTTAGATTTAGGTATTTCAAAAGACGTCCTATTATCAAAAGATGACTTACCAGTTGATGAAAGTTTATGGCCACAAGTAGATGATCAAGTATATGTGGATTTACGTGTTAAGGCAAGATTAACTGCACGACCGATTCCTTATAATGAAATTCGTTTAATCACTGGAAATTTAAATGTAGGTGATGAAGTTTCAGGTTTTGTTCAAGTCATTGGTAATATTGGTTATTTTATATTAACAGATGAGTTTAATTTAGTATTAGTTAAAAAATCAAACGTTAGAAAAGCATACCGCTTAGGGGAAATCTTAAAGGTAAAAATTACTTATGAAACACCAAGTGGTTATGAAGGTAGTTTAATTGATTTTAAAGAAGTTGTTCGTGTAGATGATTCCAAACTCATTATGGATGTTTTAGAAAAAGAAGGCGGTAGAATGCCGTATGATGCAACAACAGATAGTGAAACCATTCAAAAGGTTTTTGGACTAAGTAGAAAATCATTTAAACGTGCATTAGGTTTATTGTATAAAGAAAGAAAAGTAAAATTTGAAGGAAATGAAACAATTTTGGTGAAATCAAATGAGTAA
- the proS gene encoding proline--tRNA ligase: protein MSKNKKLVESITSRDVDFSQWYTDLCLKAELMDYSNTQGFIIYRPLGYGIWENIQNYLNNEFRKTGHQNVYMPMLIPESLFQKEKDHVSGFAPETAMVTTTGVENLSERLIIRPTSEVLFGTHYSKIVKSYRDLPKMYNQWCSVVRWEKTTRPFLRGKEFLWQEGHTVHATAEEAKKETHQMLEVYDKLGKELLAIPFVTGRKTDKEKFAGALETYAIEALMHDGQALQSGTSHYFGNEFAHAFDIKFLNDKNELEYAYQTSWGVSTRLIGAIIMVHGDDNGLVLPPYVAPTQVVIVPIRPNEEVLSAVKQIENELSDKFRVFVDDSDKSPGWKFSEHEMKGVPLRIEIGPRDLENGQVVVTFRHNYEKHTVALTDLHKFVEDGLKTMHEAMYQKALEATTSRTYEAKSYDEFKAFLKQGGYIKMSTCGEEAEIQIKEETGATARVILDEPLLTENCPVTGKKATQTILFARAY, encoded by the coding sequence ATGAGTAAAAATAAAAAATTAGTTGAAAGCATTACATCAAGAGATGTAGACTTTAGTCAATGGTATACAGACCTTTGTCTAAAAGCAGAGTTAATGGATTATTCTAACACACAAGGGTTTATTATCTATAGACCTTTAGGATATGGTATTTGGGAAAATATCCAAAACTACCTAAATAATGAATTTAGAAAAACAGGGCATCAAAACGTATATATGCCCATGTTGATTCCAGAAAGTTTATTCCAAAAAGAAAAGGATCACGTTTCAGGTTTTGCACCTGAAACAGCGATGGTTACAACAACAGGGGTTGAAAACTTAAGCGAGCGCTTAATTATTCGCCCTACATCAGAAGTATTATTTGGTACACATTATAGTAAAATTGTTAAATCCTATAGAGATTTACCAAAAATGTATAACCAATGGTGTTCTGTTGTTCGCTGGGAGAAGACTACACGCCCATTTTTACGCGGTAAAGAGTTTTTATGGCAAGAAGGTCACACAGTTCATGCGACTGCTGAAGAGGCTAAAAAAGAGACACATCAAATGTTAGAAGTGTATGACAAATTAGGTAAAGAGTTACTAGCTATACCATTTGTTACAGGACGTAAGACAGATAAAGAAAAATTTGCTGGTGCACTTGAAACTTATGCGATTGAAGCATTAATGCATGATGGACAAGCACTACAATCTGGTACATCACACTATTTTGGTAATGAGTTTGCTCATGCCTTTGATATCAAATTCTTAAATGATAAAAATGAACTAGAATATGCATACCAAACTTCTTGGGGTGTATCTACAAGACTTATTGGCGCTATCATTATGGTACATGGTGATGACAATGGTTTAGTATTACCGCCATATGTTGCACCAACTCAAGTGGTCATTGTACCAATTAGACCAAATGAAGAAGTGCTAAGTGCTGTTAAACAAATTGAAAATGAACTATCAGATAAATTTAGAGTATTTGTAGATGATTCTGATAAATCACCTGGATGGAAATTTAGTGAACACGAAATGAAGGGTGTACCACTACGTATCGAAATTGGTCCAAGAGATTTAGAAAACGGTCAAGTTGTTGTAACATTTAGACATAACTATGAAAAACATACAGTAGCACTTACTGATTTACATAAGTTTGTTGAAGATGGTTTAAAAACAATGCATGAAGCAATGTATCAAAAAGCATTAGAAGCTACAACAAGTAGAACTTATGAAGCGAAAAGCTATGACGAATTTAAAGCATTCTTAAAACAGGGCGGATATATTAAAATGTCAACTTGTGGCGAAGAAGCTGAAATCCAAATTAAGGAAGAAACAGGTGCTACAGCACGTGTGATCCTAGATGAACCACTACTTACAGAAAATTGTCCAGTAACTGGTAAAAAAGCTACTCAAACAATTCTTTTTGCAAGAGCATACTAA